The following is a genomic window from Candidatus Omnitrophota bacterium.
AGCATAACTTTAAATGAATCAATGGAATCCCCTTATCGATGAAGAATGGACGCATCCCGCTTCTTCCCAGGGAGCTCAACGCATCATCTCTTTCCGTTTAGAATCCGATGTACTGCTTCTTCGCTTCCGCGTGGAATTTACCATCATTGCCTATTCGGATGACAACGCCGATTCCTCTTTTATATTGTATGCGAATCATCCCGATATTCAGGCGGCGCAAAAACAAATGTTGAAGAACGAATTTTCCGCCGTTCTTCATAAAATAAAAAAAAATTCCCCTTCCGTTCTATTTTTCGACCCTAAAAAAAACTTTCGCGGCCGATGGGATGCGTCTTTTTCCGATTGGAAAACCATCAGTGCAAAAAAGGCGTCCGATGGATTCGCCGCCGGACCCGTCGCGGCGGGCGAATGGAAGGCGCAAATTCTCGTCCCTGCGCTAGGCGGCGCGTCCCTGCGCGCGCATCTGCAAGTGGAATCCAGCGCGGAGGATGAAGAATCCTCCGTCAGCGCAATGGTCTATCAATGGCCGGATCATGAACCGCAAGCGGGAGATGAGCGGTGGTATATCGGCGAATTGCATGAACATACGAGCAACAGCAACGGCGCTTTATCCCCGGAAGCAACCGCCGATCTTTATAAGTCCCTCGATTATCAATTCTTAGCTTTGACCGATCATGACTTCCGCCCGCTGGCAACGTTTGGCAAGACTCCGCCCCTGGAATTGATTCGCGGCCAGGAAATTCGAACCTTCTTCGGCCATGCTTTGCTTTTAGGAATAAAAGACTATTTACGTTGGCGCAGCGAAAACGAACCCTTCGATCTCGACGTTCTCATTTATGAAACCCACCGGCTGGGCGGATTATTCTGCGCGCTGCATCCGTTCGCTATGAGTGCGGACGGGAAAAGCGATTCCTGGCAGGGTGCGGAAGCCTCGTGGTCTCGCATCGATCTCTTGGAAATATGGCCGGGACGTTGGCGCCAGCGCTTCCCGGAAATCTTGAAAGCGCTCGATTTGTGGGATTCGCTTTTGAACCGGGGCTTGCGGATTTACGGCGTCTGCGGCAAAGGATCAGGCGTCCCGATGAACGAACGGAGCGTGGAAACCTTACCCAAGACCGCCGTCTTCAGCGAGGGGCCGAACGAAACGGAACTGCTCGGCGCCCTCAAGCAAGGGCGGTTTTATTCTACGCGGGAGCCGGGCGTGAGTTTTTGGGCCTACTCCAATCATGGCGGCGCCATGATGGGAGACGAACTGCGCCTTCCCGCCGGGGAACCCTATCAACTGGTTCTCGATGTGTCCCTGATGGAAAAAAGAGGATTCGTGAGAATCAAGAGCAACGAAGGAATCTACTGCGAAATGCCCCTCTCCTCCACGAAGGACTCCCATTTGGAATTCATCGAATTCAGCAAAACGGAAGTGCGCTGGTTCCGCGCGGAAGTCTACCAATACGGCCGCCCGCTCGACGAACTGGCGGCGCTAACCAACCCCATCTTCGTCCGCGGCGTCATGAGCGCATAAAGGCGCATGAAGGATCGTAGGATGGGTCGCGTTTTTTGACCCTCAATATATAAGAAACGAAGTAAATGATGGGTCAAACGGCGTGACCTATTCTACGAGTCTGAACCACGCCATCGTCTTTATATCGATAATTGAGATACCAACTTTAATCATATATTGGATCAAATTATCGCTGGATTCGATGTATGATGACGAATCAGTATTTTAATGATTCCTTCACAGAAGTAATCCGCAAACGATCTAGCGCCGATTGCAGTAGATCGTCGCGGTCGTTTTTGAAAGCGTTTGCGTCATCGGGGACGAACCAAACGTCAGGAAGAACGCCGTGCTCGTCTAAAGGCGTCACGCTGTCAGGCAGATAATCGATCCACTGAGGCATACTTACCTGGATATTAAATGGCAAGTTGATGAATTTCGGATTGCCGCTTGAACCACGAGTATGATCGCCCATTAACGTTACTTGCGGGCACATGCTCATCATCGCAATGAACGATTCATTGCTGCTCATGCAGCGTTGGCCGATCAACAAAATAACCGGTTTATCGTATTGCCATGAGCCGTTTGTCGAAAATTTACGAGGATATTTTTCCGTTAGATCATTATGATTTGGTCCGTTGCGGTATTGACTATATGCGTATATATATTCTTGATCGGCGAATCTTCCTGCAACCTGTCTCGCTAATGGTTCGCTGCCGCCGCCGTTGGATCGCACGTCAACAATCAAAGCATCCGTATCTTTCAATTGCTCTAACGCCTGATCAACCGAAGCGGGAATGCTGTCATTACTCCATGAGCCAATAAGAATGAATCCAATATTCGGTTCTGTCTGGCCCCATTGAAAATAATCATCCACCTTATGCATCTCGCCAATGTAGTTTTTGAAAGCGGATAAATTATAGTTTGTAGGCGCGCTGCTGGAATAAACGCTAACAGGCAGCGTATTTATATTCACCCATATATGCAAATCGCGAAATGGTCGCAACATCTCGGCGATGATATCGGCGAATTGATAGGTATCTTCGGCGGCGTTCACTTTTGGGAGGTATTTTTCTCTCATGGCGTCCCAATCTACTTCCGGCCGCAAGATGAACATCGGATATGACTCATCATATCCCCCCCAAACTATGTCAAACATTGTTTCCCTAAGGGAGGCTGGAATTTTTTCCGGTTTCGCTATGGCTCTATTTTCAAAACGGTCAAAATATTCCGATACGCCATCTTGAAACCAAACAAAGCGTCGAACGCCAGCAAGCGTGTCGATATCAAGCAATATATGATGTAAGCGTTGAACTACGGCTTTCGATCCGGCATGATAGCTGTTATAAAACTTGAAATTGGCGATTCGTTGCAATTCGTTGAATTGATTCGGATCGCCATTGGAATACACCGTTCCTACAGGGAAAAGCGTAATTACGTCTTTTGGATGAAAGCGGAAATAAATGCTGGCGATTTCTTCTTTCTCATCCAAAAAGTTCGTTTGCAGCCAACCGCCATTTCTTGGAATAAGTACGGCGAGAACCGAACCATCATTTGTTTTTCCCACGCCTAAATCCGCCTCGCCAGTCGAAATTTCATAACCATCTTTGGATTTGTACGTAAATTCGGTTAGACGGTATATATCGTCAAGTATAAACGTCCATTCTCTCGCTGCTCCCCAATTAATATTGCCGTCGGAATCTTCATCGCCGCTGTCGGGAAGGTTATTGGGATATATCTCTAATAAATTGACTAATTCGCCGGGAGGCGCAGGCGTTGGACTTGCAACAAGAGTTGGTTCGACGGTCGGCAAGGGGGTAATATCTGGCTGCGGCGGCGTCGGCGTAAAGGTCGCTTCTGGAGGAAGCGGTTTTTCTTGCCGTAACAACCATGCGGAGACGTTTTCTGCGAATTTACGGTGAAATACGAATTCAATGCCGATCGGATTCTCACTATTTTTCCCGCCGGTTAAAAAAGCCAATTCGTCGCCGTAAGCAATTAATCGTCCGTACCCAACTTCTGAAATCGCTAATATCGGATCGCCTTCGGTTGAGTAAGCTAACGCTCTGGCTGGAGGAGTTATTATAAGCGTACTCGGATTTTCAAGCCGCAAATATTCAACGCCGTCTACGATAGGATGTTGTTCGAAATCGATTGCGTCCTGCGAAGTGGTTAAAGAATACTTTATTCCAAATGGTGCAGTAACGGATGCAGCAAAAAGCGGTTGATCCGAAATAGTAAATCCATTCCATTGATCGCCGCCCATTACGAGAACCGATCCGCCGCCGCGGATAAATTTGCTTATAGGTAGACGTTCTTCTTGTGGCAACGTAGTATTGTCAAAGGAGGGAGCAAAAATGACGGCGGAATAGTCCGCCAACAACTTGTCGGTTATTGTGGTTCGATATTTTTCCACAATGGTATTCTCCGCTCCCATATCAGTGAATATTTTGGCGAAATCGAGTAATCGTTCGAACACCGCTTGATTATCTAAAAAATAAAACGATGCTGCAAACCACAGTACTTTTTTCTTGCTGTTATTCGGCGTTGGAGTTGGACCATGCCAAGTTTGAATAGGCGTCGGCGTAGGAGTAGGCGTAACTTCTAACTTTTCGCTCCATGTAATAACAATATCATGCATTCTGAAGCTCATCATTTTCTGCTTAATAACAAATATTGCTGTGTAATTATTATATTCTCTTGGTTGTTGAATGATTTGCGCAAAACTATCTCCTCGTACGATATCGACGTTTATATTAACTGGATAGTCTGGCAGCTGACCTTCGATGATTGTATTTTCATTGTTAAGCGTAGTTCCTTCGCTAAGTTGATGCATCAATGAACCGCCGTGTAAAGTAAATTGTATTCCATTATACGAAGCGAATTCTGCACTCCAACGAATATACGGTTGATGGGGCGGCGTCGGCGTCGCGCCGATAAAATTGTCTTTATTCAACAACCAAGCCGCAGCGTTTTTGATGAAAGTATGATAATCGCCAGTTAGTTGTAAATAATCACCTAGTTCATTCGAAAAAACAATAATACGGCCGTAACCATAATCGGCAATGGCAAGCACAGGAGCGCCAGATGCTGTTGCTAAAGTTTTAGCCGGAGGAACAACATTAAAATAAAAATTGCCGCCAATGCGAAAACGTGAATCGAATTGAAGATCATTCAGTAATTCGTGATCGATAGATTTACTAATTTCATCGCTGATGC
Proteins encoded in this region:
- a CDS encoding CehA/McbA family metallohydrolase; amino-acid sequence: MNQWNPLIDEEWTHPASSQGAQRIISFRLESDVLLLRFRVEFTIIAYSDDNADSSFILYANHPDIQAAQKQMLKNEFSAVLHKIKKNSPSVLFFDPKKNFRGRWDASFSDWKTISAKKASDGFAAGPVAAGEWKAQILVPALGGASLRAHLQVESSAEDEESSVSAMVYQWPDHEPQAGDERWYIGELHEHTSNSNGALSPEATADLYKSLDYQFLALTDHDFRPLATFGKTPPLELIRGQEIRTFFGHALLLGIKDYLRWRSENEPFDLDVLIYETHRLGGLFCALHPFAMSADGKSDSWQGAEASWSRIDLLEIWPGRWRQRFPEILKALDLWDSLLNRGLRIYGVCGKGSGVPMNERSVETLPKTAVFSEGPNETELLGALKQGRFYSTREPGVSFWAYSNHGGAMMGDELRLPAGEPYQLVLDVSLMEKRGFVRIKSNEGIYCEMPLSSTKDSHLEFIEFSKTEVRWFRAEVYQYGRPLDELAALTNPIFVRGVMSA
- a CDS encoding S41 family peptidase, with the translated sequence MKNLLINAIVLLIYFSNDGITRPLFGENSVNAQTTVDQTIHVNAPTPTRTYTPTITATFTRAPYKTPVLGVTPTPIPTLDPNLPSPTAISGNAKVLWLVHPDDFPGSAWPDYEPHSNIFLNYGATSDFHSVIDTKITNELLRDYNVVIFADSNSRKSLTSDESNAIVQFVYKGGSLFVTGDNHKTSTNAESASSLTRPFGIEYGELRISDEISKSIDHELLNDLQFDSRFRIGGNFYFNVVPPAKTLATASGAPVLAIADYGYGRIIVFSNELGDYLQLTGDYHTFIKNAAAWLLNKDNFIGATPTPPHQPYIRWSAEFASYNGIQFTLHGGSLMHQLSEGTTLNNENTIIEGQLPDYPVNINVDIVRGDSFAQIIQQPREYNNYTAIFVIKQKMMSFRMHDIVITWSEKLEVTPTPTPTPIQTWHGPTPTPNNSKKKVLWFAASFYFLDNQAVFERLLDFAKIFTDMGAENTIVEKYRTTITDKLLADYSAVIFAPSFDNTTLPQEERLPISKFIRGGGSVLVMGGDQWNGFTISDQPLFAASVTAPFGIKYSLTTSQDAIDFEQHPIVDGVEYLRLENPSTLIITPPARALAYSTEGDPILAISEVGYGRLIAYGDELAFLTGGKNSENPIGIEFVFHRKFAENVSAWLLRQEKPLPPEATFTPTPPQPDITPLPTVEPTLVASPTPAPPGELVNLLEIYPNNLPDSGDEDSDGNINWGAAREWTFILDDIYRLTEFTYKSKDGYEISTGEADLGVGKTNDGSVLAVLIPRNGGWLQTNFLDEKEEIASIYFRFHPKDVITLFPVGTVYSNGDPNQFNELQRIANFKFYNSYHAGSKAVVQRLHHILLDIDTLAGVRRFVWFQDGVSEYFDRFENRAIAKPEKIPASLRETMFDIVWGGYDESYPMFILRPEVDWDAMREKYLPKVNAAEDTYQFADIIAEMLRPFRDLHIWVNINTLPVSVYSSSAPTNYNLSAFKNYIGEMHKVDDYFQWGQTEPNIGFILIGSWSNDSIPASVDQALEQLKDTDALIVDVRSNGGGSEPLARQVAGRFADQEYIYAYSQYRNGPNHNDLTEKYPRKFSTNGSWQYDKPVILLIGQRCMSSNESFIAMMSMCPQVTLMGDHTRGSSGNPKFINLPFNIQVSMPQWIDYLPDSVTPLDEHGVLPDVWFVPDDANAFKNDRDDLLQSALDRLRITSVKESLKY